A single region of the Myxococcales bacterium genome encodes:
- a CDS encoding addiction module toxin RelE, with protein sequence MPKAWSNKEERQYKHIKASEKKEGKSTKRAKEIAARTVNKSRRKHGETPNKTSQGTGNPNKPLSERSKTELYNRAKQLDIKRRSTMSKKQLIRAIQKH encoded by the coding sequence ATGCCGAAAGCTTGGAGTAACAAGGAAGAGCGTCAGTATAAGCACATTAAAGCCAGTGAGAAGAAGGAAGGCAAATCAACCAAGCGCGCCAAGGAAATTGCGGCGCGGACGGTGAACAAGAGCCGCCGCAAGCATGGGGAGACGCCGAATAAGACCAGCCAAGGTACGGGTAACCCGAACAAACCGCTGTCTGAGCGAAGCAAAACCGAGCTTTATAACCGCGCTAAACAGCTCGACATCAAGCGCCGGAGCACGATGAGCAAAAAACAGCTCATTCGCGCAATTCAGAAGCACTAA
- a CDS encoding FHA domain-containing protein: MQPELYRPEAGMAAHDHLDPLSVSRQLRCDGCGELNFSNMRFCKHCGMRLLIKGLDSNVHGYCKGDLPALAHLVCLQANGADGEIIELSRDQVDIGRHEGDVIFSDDPFLSIRHARLSRRDGAYYLVDLDSVNGVYIRITDPTALTHGDTILIGQQVLRFEMVSDNGPLGAAFQQGVKIFGTPEVFRAARLVQYTTEGVGRDTYTIYRDETVLGRENGDIVFTDDPFLSRRHAAIVRDKATNGFSLHDLGSSNGTGLRIRIEHKLRPGDQIRMGRQLFRFETDADPNGEGHA, encoded by the coding sequence ATGCAGCCCGAGTTATATCGACCCGAGGCGGGTATGGCGGCGCATGACCACCTCGATCCTTTGAGCGTGTCGAGACAACTGCGTTGTGATGGATGCGGAGAGCTCAACTTTAGCAACATGCGCTTCTGCAAGCATTGCGGAATGCGATTATTGATCAAGGGACTAGATTCCAATGTACATGGGTATTGCAAGGGTGATCTGCCAGCATTAGCGCATCTCGTATGTTTGCAGGCCAATGGGGCGGACGGCGAAATAATTGAACTCTCCCGCGATCAAGTTGACATCGGACGGCACGAAGGAGACGTAATTTTCAGCGATGATCCGTTCTTATCGATCCGGCACGCGCGGCTCTCTCGGCGTGATGGTGCGTACTATTTAGTGGATTTGGACAGCGTCAACGGCGTGTATATCCGGATCACTGATCCGACGGCACTCACCCATGGCGACACAATACTCATCGGGCAGCAAGTTTTACGGTTCGAGATGGTCTCAGATAATGGGCCGCTTGGCGCAGCATTCCAGCAGGGAGTGAAAATATTCGGCACACCCGAGGTGTTCCGCGCGGCCCGATTAGTGCAGTATACCACAGAAGGGGTGGGGAGGGATACGTACACCATCTATCGGGACGAAACAGTACTAGGTAGGGAAAATGGAGACATTGTATTCACCGACGATCCGTTTTTATCCCGGCGTCATGCAGCCATCGTGAGGGACAAGGCAACAAATGGCTTTTCTCTTCACGATCTAGGATCATCGAACGGAACTGGCCTGCGCATACGTATCGAGCATAAACTACGGCCGGGAGATCAGATCCGCATGGGGCGCCAGCTTTTTAGGTTTGAGACCGACGCCGACCCGAATGGGGAAGGGCACGCCTGA
- a CDS encoding Stp1/IreP family PP2C-type Ser/Thr phosphatase has protein sequence MIGASNSDDTPAEKTDEKTDTPPHERDTLIDSPAAGSSVHSSQALAETLRPEGNRSNPPATAKRRDRAKDANRPGLHVRVYGASDVGLVREHNEDNLLVADLSRGLRTLRDGLLQEHAIGAQGSIFGVCDGMGGAAAGEVASQMAVDIIYECMHGAPPPSNRDVFANRLVKAMARAGERIYQEAESNRHRRGMGTTATLAGLIDATLFVAQVGDSRAYLLRNRRLGPITKDQSLVNQLLEAGQLTKEEAEAFEHSNIILQALGTTEEVQIDLTFLVLKRHDRLLLCSDGLSGLVSDHHIEQILNQESDPELVCEKLIRAAHAGGGHDNVTVVVADFFGADLKPALAGEEAAYQQYPLPPDQEREGVPVTRKLQVDRSLSLQHEVLGQQHGRSWPSPGRIVSVGLLGLGLMVAGGVAAWLGSRHPYGDNPSKEAAEASGGASAGKGAILRPEPSITELVEVRVRTDADNALLFVDGERYGELPAKEDLSLLFPPGAYRFEARSDGNIVANRLVTIRRGMSAEVALNLPRGQLGRRPPMAEDNAAAQRPEETPSGEMAPKEEARESQGAPPSAPSAPAPMLPAEPEAAETPSRTAGQEESPALEDPPEQAPQP, from the coding sequence GTGATCGGCGCATCCAATTCCGATGACACGCCCGCAGAAAAGACGGACGAGAAAACCGACACGCCTCCGCATGAGCGAGATACCCTTATCGATTCACCGGCGGCGGGATCTTCCGTCCATAGTTCACAAGCGCTCGCGGAAACGCTAAGGCCAGAGGGAAACCGAAGCAACCCGCCCGCCACGGCTAAGCGCCGCGACCGGGCTAAGGACGCAAATCGTCCGGGCCTTCATGTACGTGTGTATGGCGCCAGCGATGTGGGGCTAGTGCGAGAGCACAACGAGGACAATCTACTTGTGGCGGATCTGAGCCGCGGCTTGAGGACCCTGCGAGATGGGTTGCTCCAAGAGCATGCGATTGGGGCGCAAGGGAGCATCTTCGGTGTCTGCGACGGTATGGGCGGGGCAGCGGCTGGGGAGGTCGCAAGCCAAATGGCGGTTGATATTATTTATGAATGCATGCATGGAGCGCCGCCGCCTTCGAATCGCGATGTGTTTGCGAATCGACTGGTCAAGGCCATGGCTAGGGCAGGCGAGAGAATTTATCAGGAGGCTGAGTCCAACCGCCACCGGCGGGGCATGGGCACCACCGCGACGCTTGCCGGCTTGATTGACGCCACGCTTTTTGTCGCGCAGGTAGGGGATAGTCGCGCGTATCTCCTCAGAAACCGCCGGCTCGGGCCGATTACCAAAGACCAGTCGCTGGTGAACCAGCTCCTTGAGGCCGGGCAGTTGACCAAGGAGGAAGCAGAGGCTTTCGAGCATTCCAACATAATTTTGCAGGCGCTCGGCACGACTGAAGAGGTGCAAATCGACCTTACGTTTCTTGTGCTTAAGCGTCACGATCGCTTGTTGTTGTGTTCGGACGGGCTATCGGGTCTGGTGAGCGATCACCATATTGAGCAAATTCTCAACCAAGAGTCGGATCCGGAGCTTGTATGCGAGAAACTGATTCGTGCTGCGCATGCTGGCGGCGGGCACGACAACGTGACGGTGGTGGTCGCGGATTTCTTTGGTGCGGATCTCAAGCCTGCCTTGGCGGGAGAGGAGGCTGCTTATCAACAGTATCCGCTGCCGCCCGATCAGGAGCGGGAAGGCGTTCCAGTCACGCGCAAGCTGCAAGTGGATCGCAGCCTGAGTCTCCAACATGAGGTTTTAGGACAGCAGCACGGCCGGAGTTGGCCAAGCCCAGGGCGCATCGTTTCGGTGGGGCTGCTGGGCCTGGGCCTGATGGTCGCAGGCGGCGTTGCGGCGTGGCTGGGATCCCGTCATCCCTATGGGGACAACCCGAGCAAAGAAGCGGCCGAGGCCTCAGGTGGTGCCTCAGCAGGCAAAGGAGCGATATTGCGGCCGGAACCGAGCATCACGGAACTCGTGGAAGTGAGGGTGCGAACCGACGCAGACAATGCGCTACTGTTTGTGGATGGTGAACGCTACGGTGAGCTTCCGGCTAAGGAGGACCTGAGTCTTTTGTTTCCGCCGGGTGCGTATCGCTTCGAGGCGCGAAGCGACGGTAATATTGTGGCCAATAGGCTTGTGACCATCCGGCGGGGCATGAGCGCCGAGGTTGCGCTGAACCTGCCGCGAGGACAGCTTGGACGACGACCGCCCATGGCTGAAGACAATGCCGCGGCGCAACGCCCAGAAGAAACTCCATCCGGCGAGATGGCACCCAAAGAGGAAGCCAGAGAGAGCCAGGGCGCCCCACCGTCAGCGCCGTCAGCACCTGCCCCCATGCTCCCAGCGGAGCCCGAGGCGGCTGAGACCCCATCGCGAACGGCGGGGCAGGAGGAGTCACCGGCTTTGGAGGACCCGCCGGAGCAGGCGCCTCAGCCTTAG
- a CDS encoding FHA domain-containing protein translates to MLRLRQTFGVHAGRVLELDQPVIRVGRLPSSDLAFDPKVDLDASGRHAEIRKTAQGYELVDVGSRNGTLVNGVLVQDASLKSGDEIEFGVGGPRLVVEIVERAGRSFDEASPSWSMEGSNDTDDSDSATIALDEASTRLSVPGPQPVQTAAADVSVAKSPARRFSLWLWLALILAILALFGAWYAFHRLGDARTTSVDIRGGITVANVGAMTAKEIETQFRRALYALVERTAGAEERVVCTAFAVRPALLATAAHCLVAIEKAARGGSKFQAISCDEDTTHTAAIVRMWRHPHFSLDGLEPGADVALMELDRGVLDQVALAGIQHLESLSKGERLWLFGMTGQAARKNCYGAQVYSAKVEHVSGTASSPAESVPAIEYAVVLPPAAGGSPVFNASGLVVGVHAATLGALTTGIRASERPTAGYTYGIRTDALLELLLGIEESKY, encoded by the coding sequence ATGTTGCGCCTTCGTCAAACCTTTGGAGTCCACGCAGGACGGGTACTTGAACTCGATCAGCCTGTGATTCGCGTCGGACGCCTTCCCTCAAGCGATTTGGCCTTTGATCCCAAGGTCGATCTCGATGCATCCGGACGGCATGCCGAAATTCGAAAAACAGCCCAAGGCTACGAGCTTGTGGATGTGGGCAGCCGCAATGGCACGCTGGTCAATGGGGTATTGGTCCAAGACGCGAGCTTGAAGTCGGGAGATGAAATCGAGTTCGGCGTCGGTGGACCACGGCTCGTAGTGGAGATTGTTGAGCGCGCAGGGAGGTCCTTCGATGAGGCCTCACCCTCTTGGTCCATGGAGGGCTCTAACGATACCGACGACTCCGATAGTGCCACCATCGCACTTGATGAAGCATCGACCCGACTGTCCGTTCCGGGGCCGCAGCCTGTCCAGACCGCGGCCGCCGACGTGTCAGTAGCGAAAAGTCCTGCGAGGCGATTTTCGCTTTGGCTATGGCTGGCGCTCATACTTGCAATCCTCGCTCTCTTCGGCGCGTGGTATGCGTTCCATCGCCTAGGGGATGCTCGGACAACGTCGGTGGACATTCGAGGCGGCATCACGGTGGCCAATGTCGGGGCCATGACCGCCAAGGAGATTGAGACACAGTTCAGACGCGCATTGTATGCCCTGGTAGAGCGGACTGCGGGTGCTGAAGAGCGCGTCGTGTGCACGGCTTTTGCGGTGCGGCCGGCCTTGCTCGCAACCGCAGCGCATTGCCTTGTGGCGATCGAGAAGGCAGCGCGCGGTGGGTCAAAGTTTCAGGCCATCTCCTGCGACGAAGACACCACGCACACCGCAGCAATCGTTCGAATGTGGCGACATCCTCATTTTAGCCTCGACGGCCTCGAGCCCGGGGCGGATGTGGCGTTGATGGAGCTCGATCGTGGCGTTCTCGACCAGGTCGCCCTTGCCGGCATCCAGCACCTCGAGTCTTTGAGCAAGGGCGAGCGGCTGTGGCTTTTCGGCATGACGGGACAAGCGGCGCGCAAGAATTGCTATGGCGCGCAGGTATACTCAGCCAAGGTCGAGCACGTGTCCGGCACAGCGTCTTCGCCGGCTGAGTCTGTGCCCGCGATAGAGTATGCGGTTGTGCTCCCGCCTGCGGCGGGGGGGAGCCCGGTGTTTAACGCCTCGGGTCTGGTGGTCGGCGTGCACGCCGCCACGCTGGGCGCGCTTACGACCGGCATTCGCGCGAGTGAACGTCCCACAGCGGGCTACACTTACGGTATTCGCACAGATGCCTTGTTGGAACTGCTTTTAGGTATCGAGGAGTCGAAATATTAG
- a CDS encoding 6-phosphofructo-2-kinase/fructose-2,6-bisphosphatase produces the protein MVGLPARGKTHIAQKVARYLSWLGYSTRTFNVGDYRRQQLGGHQIHEFFRQDNIEGMAQREHLALTALSDVEQWLQSSGRIAIYDATNTTRQRRKLVLQRCQSMGARTVFIESICEDREVIEANIRDTKLRSPDYVGMDQQSAMKDFRARLAHYERAYEPIDESQLSYIKLIDAGRQIVINRIGGYLPSKVVYFLMNIHTAPRPIWLTRHGESADNMSKRLGGDSDLSERGRHYAQQLAEFLKQRCGPMPCVIWTSGLKRAVQTAEALKPRATSWRLLNEIDAGVCEGMTYEEIRRRQPDEYSARETDKFTYRYPGGESYADLIQRLEPIITEIERQKHPLMIVSHQAVSRVLYGYLLGKAQNACPHLDVPLHTVIELRPTAYGYEELRFALG, from the coding sequence ATGGTGGGTCTGCCGGCACGCGGCAAAACGCACATCGCCCAAAAAGTGGCCAGATATCTCAGTTGGCTGGGCTATAGCACCCGCACCTTCAACGTGGGTGATTATCGCCGTCAACAGCTCGGCGGACACCAGATTCATGAATTTTTCCGGCAAGACAATATTGAAGGCATGGCTCAGCGCGAGCATTTGGCCCTCACGGCGCTTTCAGATGTCGAGCAGTGGCTACAGAGCTCGGGACGCATTGCCATATACGATGCCACCAACACCACGCGCCAGCGACGCAAGTTGGTGCTCCAACGCTGTCAGAGCATGGGCGCTCGTACCGTGTTCATCGAATCGATTTGCGAAGATCGGGAGGTCATTGAGGCCAACATTCGCGACACTAAACTTCGCTCGCCAGATTATGTCGGCATGGATCAACAAAGCGCTATGAAGGATTTCAGGGCCAGACTCGCCCATTATGAGCGAGCGTATGAGCCCATCGACGAATCCCAGTTGAGCTACATTAAGCTGATCGACGCAGGCCGACAGATCGTGATCAACAGGATCGGAGGTTATCTTCCTTCAAAGGTGGTCTACTTCTTGATGAATATTCATACCGCCCCGCGGCCTATCTGGTTGACCCGGCATGGAGAGAGTGCGGACAATATGTCGAAGCGACTGGGCGGAGACTCCGACCTGAGTGAACGGGGGCGCCATTATGCACAGCAGCTAGCGGAGTTTCTTAAGCAACGTTGTGGCCCCATGCCGTGCGTGATCTGGACGAGCGGCCTAAAGCGTGCTGTGCAAACGGCCGAGGCGCTAAAGCCTCGGGCGACGTCCTGGCGGCTGCTCAATGAAATCGATGCGGGCGTATGCGAGGGCATGACATACGAAGAAATTAGGCGCCGTCAACCCGACGAATATAGCGCGCGAGAAACAGACAAATTCACGTACAGGTATCCTGGGGGTGAGTCGTATGCGGACCTCATTCAGCGGCTCGAGCCCATAATCACCGAAATAGAACGTCAAAAACATCCATTGATGATCGTGTCTCATCAAGCCGTCAGTCGAGTGCTTTATGGCTACCTACTCGGAAAAGCTCAGAATGCATGTCCCCATTTGGATGTTCCTCTGCATACGGTGATCGAGCTTCGGCCCACCGCCTACGGATACGAGGAACTAAGGTTCGCGCTCGGATAA
- a CDS encoding peptidylprolyl isomerase, producing MKHARITMDSGETIDLELFSEEAPGTVANFEKLAADKFYDGVIFHRVISGFMSQGGCPKGDGTGGPGYTIPCEVGPTNPHRHQAGSLSMAHRGPDTGGSQFFICHTPQPHLDGKHTVFGKVTKGLEHVLSMKGNERIQTLRVLD from the coding sequence ATGAAACATGCGCGCATCACGATGGACAGCGGTGAGACTATCGACTTAGAGCTTTTCTCAGAGGAAGCGCCGGGGACTGTCGCCAACTTCGAAAAACTTGCGGCGGATAAATTTTACGATGGCGTGATATTTCACCGTGTCATTTCAGGCTTCATGAGCCAGGGCGGCTGTCCCAAAGGCGATGGCACCGGTGGGCCAGGATATACAATTCCGTGCGAAGTGGGACCCACGAATCCCCATCGACACCAGGCTGGATCTTTATCCATGGCACATCGCGGTCCCGATACGGGCGGCAGTCAATTCTTCATTTGTCACACACCGCAGCCTCATCTTGACGGGAAACACACGGTATTTGGCAAGGTTACAAAGGGCCTTGAGCATGTGCTTTCCATGAAGGGCAACGAACGCATCCAAACCCTTCGCGTACTTGACTGA
- a CDS encoding PilT/PilU family type 4a pilus ATPase, producing the protein MDEATFHALLEAGVQHRASDVLLKVGQPPAFRVAGELHYLQSDGMTPEQTMALARIVLRRAHFDGSLDTLKQYDTAYAVPQLGRYRVNVYRQRGSLALAMRSIALKIPTFESLGLPSVARSLSELERGMVLVCGAAGNGKSSSLAAMVGHLNHSQRLHIVTIEDPLEFLHQDKLSCVSQREIGIDTTDFATALRGALRQDPDVILVGEIRDEETMDIALKAAETGHLLLSTLHTPDVARTVGRVLSLSPSSDVKETRERFADNLKGIIAQRLLPRVDGKGLILAAEVLVMTGTAREAIRNPANNPPLKDVMERGSHPYGMQTFEMHMRELVKAGKISVETARQALV; encoded by the coding sequence GTGGATGAAGCCACATTTCATGCATTACTCGAGGCCGGTGTCCAACACCGGGCCAGCGATGTGCTGCTTAAGGTGGGTCAACCTCCGGCGTTTCGCGTAGCGGGCGAGCTTCACTATTTACAAAGCGATGGCATGACGCCCGAGCAAACCATGGCGCTCGCCAGAATTGTTCTGCGGCGCGCGCATTTTGACGGATCCTTAGATACCCTAAAGCAGTACGACACCGCTTACGCCGTACCCCAACTTGGACGATATCGCGTCAACGTATATCGACAGCGCGGCTCGCTCGCGCTTGCCATGCGATCAATCGCGCTAAAAATTCCGACGTTTGAATCTCTTGGATTGCCGTCAGTGGCTCGCAGTCTCTCGGAGTTAGAGCGGGGAATGGTGCTCGTCTGCGGCGCCGCTGGCAATGGCAAATCATCTAGCCTTGCCGCAATGGTAGGTCACCTCAATCACAGCCAACGCCTGCATATCGTGACCATCGAGGATCCCTTGGAGTTCCTGCATCAGGACAAGTTAAGTTGCGTGTCACAGCGTGAGATCGGAATCGATACGACCGACTTCGCCACGGCCCTACGCGGTGCGCTCCGGCAGGATCCGGATGTGATTTTGGTGGGGGAAATCCGGGATGAAGAAACCATGGACATCGCGCTTAAAGCAGCAGAAACCGGTCACTTGCTGCTCTCGACGCTGCACACTCCGGACGTAGCTCGCACAGTGGGACGTGTCCTTTCGCTATCGCCATCCTCCGATGTCAAAGAGACGCGTGAGCGCTTCGCGGATAACCTCAAGGGCATCATCGCTCAACGCCTCTTGCCCCGCGTAGACGGCAAAGGTCTCATCCTGGCCGCGGAGGTATTGGTGATGACGGGTACCGCCCGAGAGGCCATCCGTAACCCCGCGAACAATCCGCCGCTCAAGGATGTGATGGAACGAGGCTCTCATCCCTACGGGATGCAAACCTTCGAAATGCACATGCGCGAGCTGGTGAAAGCTGGAAAAATCAGCGTGGAGACGGCTCGGCAGGCTTTGGTCTAA
- a CDS encoding SPOR domain-containing protein: MDNDFRDLDQLHERDEDTTLRRLSLMAMGAFAVVAVIFATGVVVVQGVDRKPNADYDPLEQLLDSGEFSEKSDSPAASAAADDTVVDREGLMFPEALKEPESRAEVEAQVAAAAAEVSHPDPVVDVASLEETLPRDRPTLSAETASGHSEQDSAVASPKTQLSRAAGAKTGATKPKGRYGIQVISYSRADQANRYAEVLKSRGHAAYVLSHHAPGKETYWRVRVGPFADQAAAEAYRTRLERDEQLKTLVVQSND, from the coding sequence ATGGACAACGACTTTCGCGATCTAGACCAACTTCACGAACGGGACGAGGACACCACGCTCCGGCGGCTGTCGTTGATGGCAATGGGCGCGTTTGCTGTCGTCGCCGTCATTTTCGCAACCGGCGTGGTTGTGGTTCAAGGCGTCGATAGGAAGCCAAACGCCGATTATGACCCACTCGAACAACTTCTCGATTCTGGTGAGTTCAGCGAAAAAAGCGACTCGCCCGCCGCGTCTGCCGCAGCGGATGACACTGTAGTCGATCGCGAGGGCCTCATGTTCCCAGAGGCACTCAAAGAACCAGAGAGTCGGGCCGAAGTCGAAGCTCAGGTGGCAGCGGCCGCCGCCGAGGTTAGCCATCCCGACCCAGTGGTGGATGTGGCCTCGCTCGAAGAAACTCTACCCCGAGATCGTCCAACCTTGAGTGCCGAGACGGCCTCCGGACACTCAGAGCAGGATTCCGCTGTCGCTTCCCCCAAGACCCAGCTTTCTCGTGCGGCGGGGGCCAAAACCGGGGCCACCAAGCCGAAGGGACGCTACGGTATCCAAGTGATTTCCTATAGCCGCGCCGATCAGGCCAACCGGTATGCGGAGGTGCTCAAGAGTCGAGGCCACGCTGCGTACGTGTTAAGCCATCACGCTCCTGGCAAAGAAACCTATTGGCGCGTCCGAGTGGGCCCATTTGCGGATCAGGCGGCGGCAGAAGCCTACCGCACGCGTCTAGAGCGCGACGAACAGCTCAAGACCCTGGTGGTCCAGAGCAACGACTAA
- the gyrA gene encoding DNA gyrase subunit A, translated as MRNAYLDYAMSVIIGRAIPDVRDGLKPVHRRILFAMHENRVAWNQAHKKSARIVGDVLGKYHPHGDTAVYDALVRMAQDFSMRYPLVDGQGNFGSVDGDPPAAMRYTEVRMSRLASELLADIEKETVNFGPNFDESEREPLVLPSRVPNLLINGSGGIAVGMATNVPPHNLTEIIDATIRLMHDPNLTVAQLMLDDEEGGRIGVRGPDFPTAGFIHGVSGIRQAYATGRGRVVMRARSTIEPMADKHDREHIVVTELPYQVNKAELLKKIADLARDKRIQGIGDIRDESDRDGMRIVIELRRGAIGQVILNQLYQMTPMQSTFGVNTLAIVAGQPQLLNLRDMLWHFIEHRREVVTRRTRYDLRQAEQQREIVEGLGMAVTEVDLVIKTIRAAQDADEARQALMALSLAGLEDFVRRAGRPESEIEEAKERKDYRLSERQAKAILDMRLARLTGLEREKLAKEYGELSDTIKELREILASEHRLKTVIVTELDEIKQRYGDGRRTEIVADEGEIDIEDLIAEEDVVVTVSHAGYVKRVPATEYRAQGRGGRGSRAMQTRDEDYVSQIFVASTHNHVLFLSDRGKAYLKKVYEIPAASRIARGRAIVNFVGMEQGENLAAVVPVIEFSETADLLTCTKGGRIKRSSLSAYAQIRTTGIIGVGLEDGDTLLAARVVTEDQDVILGTARGMAIRFRVTDARRMGRVSRGVKGIELREGDTVISMDVIDQSNRQVLCVSERGFGKRTPVEEWRVQGRGGLGVIAMDASERNGNVVKLCLVEPEHDIMVITDGGQMIRTNVSEIREAGRNTQGVRVIRLQDGERVVDVAVLAERVTLPEMPEELEKEPEV; from the coding sequence ATGCGTAACGCATACCTCGACTATGCGATGAGCGTCATCATCGGGAGAGCCATCCCCGACGTCAGAGACGGCCTTAAACCCGTACACCGTCGCATTCTCTTTGCGATGCACGAAAACCGCGTGGCCTGGAACCAGGCCCATAAGAAGTCTGCACGTATCGTGGGCGATGTGCTGGGTAAGTACCATCCGCACGGGGATACGGCCGTGTACGATGCGCTGGTTCGAATGGCCCAGGATTTTTCCATGCGCTATCCATTGGTGGATGGCCAAGGAAACTTTGGCTCTGTGGATGGCGATCCTCCCGCGGCCATGCGTTACACCGAAGTTCGGATGTCCCGGCTAGCCTCCGAGCTCTTGGCGGACATAGAGAAGGAGACAGTCAATTTTGGGCCTAACTTTGACGAGTCGGAGCGTGAGCCACTGGTATTGCCCAGTCGCGTGCCCAATCTTCTCATCAATGGTTCAGGCGGCATCGCCGTCGGCATGGCGACGAACGTACCTCCTCATAACCTCACCGAGATCATCGATGCCACCATCCGTTTGATGCATGACCCGAATCTGACTGTCGCCCAGCTCATGCTGGACGATGAGGAAGGCGGGCGAATCGGCGTCCGTGGTCCCGACTTTCCAACCGCTGGCTTTATCCATGGCGTCTCCGGCATCAGGCAGGCCTATGCGACAGGCCGCGGTCGGGTTGTCATGCGTGCCCGCTCGACCATTGAGCCCATGGCGGACAAACACGACCGTGAGCACATTGTCGTGACAGAGTTGCCCTATCAGGTGAACAAAGCCGAGCTTCTCAAGAAAATTGCCGACCTCGCGAGAGACAAGCGCATACAAGGGATTGGCGACATTCGGGATGAATCAGACCGCGATGGCATGCGCATCGTGATTGAACTGCGCCGAGGGGCCATCGGCCAAGTGATATTGAACCAGCTTTACCAAATGACCCCCATGCAGTCGACGTTCGGGGTGAACACGTTGGCCATTGTGGCGGGGCAACCGCAGCTCTTGAACCTGCGCGACATGCTATGGCATTTCATTGAACATCGTCGGGAGGTCGTGACGCGCCGAACCCGCTATGATTTGCGGCAGGCTGAGCAGCAGCGAGAGATTGTCGAAGGTCTCGGCATGGCTGTGACCGAGGTGGACTTGGTGATTAAGACCATAAGGGCCGCACAAGATGCGGATGAGGCACGGCAGGCGCTCATGGCTCTGTCCCTCGCAGGCCTAGAAGATTTCGTTCGCCGGGCGGGAAGACCTGAAAGCGAGATCGAAGAGGCTAAGGAACGTAAAGATTATCGGCTTTCGGAGCGACAGGCAAAGGCGATCTTAGACATGCGGCTTGCGCGCCTCACCGGACTTGAGCGGGAGAAGCTTGCCAAAGAATATGGCGAGCTCAGTGATACTATTAAAGAGCTGCGGGAAATTCTCGCCAGCGAGCATCGGCTAAAAACCGTGATCGTGACTGAGCTTGACGAAATCAAGCAGCGCTATGGCGATGGGCGGCGCACCGAAATTGTGGCAGACGAGGGTGAAATCGACATTGAGGATCTCATCGCTGAAGAAGACGTGGTCGTGACGGTCAGTCACGCGGGATATGTCAAACGCGTGCCTGCTACGGAATACCGGGCGCAAGGGAGGGGAGGACGGGGATCCCGCGCGATGCAGACGCGGGATGAAGACTATGTGAGCCAAATCTTTGTGGCCAGCACGCACAACCATGTCTTGTTCCTAAGCGACAGGGGCAAGGCGTATCTGAAGAAGGTCTATGAGATTCCCGCGGCCAGTCGGATCGCTCGGGGGCGAGCCATCGTTAATTTTGTGGGCATGGAACAAGGCGAGAATCTTGCAGCCGTCGTGCCAGTGATTGAGTTTAGTGAGACCGCCGACCTGCTGACCTGCACCAAGGGCGGCCGCATCAAGCGTTCCTCGTTGAGCGCGTACGCACAGATCCGTACGACGGGTATTATTGGTGTGGGGCTCGAAGATGGAGACACCCTACTTGCGGCACGCGTGGTCACCGAAGATCAGGATGTGATTCTCGGAACAGCTCGGGGAATGGCCATACGCTTTCGTGTCACAGATGCCCGACGCATGGGGCGCGTGTCTCGAGGTGTCAAGGGTATCGAGCTGCGCGAGGGCGATACCGTCATTTCAATGGATGTCATCGACCAGTCGAACCGCCAGGTGCTTTGCGTCAGCGAGCGCGGCTTTGGTAAACGCACACCCGTCGAGGAATGGCGCGTTCAAGGACGGGGAGGTCTGGGCGTGATAGCCATGGACGCTTCTGAACGGAACGGTAATGTGGTCAAACTGTGCCTCGTTGAACCGGAGCACGATATCATGGTGATTACCGACGGTGGACAGATGATTCGGACCAATGTTTCGGAGATTCGAGAGGCGGGCAGAAATACGCAAGGCGTGCGCGTGATTCGCCTCCAAGATGGCGAACGCGTGGTGGATGTTGCGGTCTTGGCAGAACGGGTCACCCTTCCGGAGATGCCTGAAGAGCTTGAAAAGGAGCCGGAGGTTTAG